The following coding sequences lie in one Phragmites australis chromosome 8, lpPhrAust1.1, whole genome shotgun sequence genomic window:
- the LOC133927500 gene encoding dehydration-responsive element-binding protein 1C-like, whose amino-acid sequence MTDSATATSRCSRSPAPIVWFLLLLMPTTRDDADSARLLRVDPATLATPEDIRRAAIELAEASGAHDAAAAAASSSSAVDAAPPTMAHQEEPAPYDYSMYYGNMDFDQPYYYDGVGGGGGGDWQNSWHMDGDDDGGGSDMTLWSY is encoded by the coding sequence ATGACGGACTCGGCCACCGCCACGTCCAGGTGCTCGCGCTCGCCGGCACCGATCGTGtggttcctcctgctgttgatGCCGACGACCCGCGACGACGCCGACTCGGCGCGCCTGCTACGCGTCGACCCGGCCACGCTCGCCACGCCAgaggacatccggcgcgccgcCATAGAGCTCGCCGAGGCGTCCGGCGCGCacgacgccgccgcggccgccgcctcctcctcgtccgccGTCGACGCGGCGCCCCCGACGATGGCGCACCAGGAGGAGCCGGCGCCGTACGACTACTCAATGTACTACGGCAACATGGACTTCGACCAGCCATATTACTACGACggcgttggcggcggcggcggcggcgactggCAGAACAGCTGGCATATGGACGgggacgacgacggcggcggcagcgatATGACACTGTGGAGCTACTGA